CGGTCTCACCATCAAGACCAGCCTCGACCCGAAGGCGCAGCGGCAGGCGCACAAGGCGATGCGCAGGAACGTCGCCAAGCGATCGCACATCGTCGGTTCGCTGGCCAGCGTCCAGCCGGGCACCGGCAAGGTGCGGGCCATGGTGGTCTCGCGTGACTTCACCACCAACAAGAGCCCGAAGCGCAAGCAGCTCAACTTCAACACCGCGGTCGACCGGGCGCACGGCGGCGGTCTCGGCACCCAGTTCGGCTCCAACGCGAAGCCGTTCACCCTCGCCGCGGCGCTGCAGGACGGCATCCCGCTGGGCTTCGAGATCCAAGCACCCGGCAGCCTCAGCAACATGCCGTTCAAGACCTGCGACGGGAACACCATCACCTACCCGTCGGTCGGCAACGCTGCCGGGGAGGACGACACCGGCACGTACACGCTGCCCGAAGGTACGGCCAAGTCGGTCAACACGTTCTTCGTCAAACTCGAGGCCGAGGTCGGGCTGTGCAAGACCTGGCGGATGACGAAGAAGCTCGGCATGGTCCAGAGCGCCACCGGCAAGCCGCTGAACCAGCTGCCCTCGCTCACCCTGGGCGCCGACACCGTCGACCCGCTGCACGTCGCGGCCGCGTACGCCGCGTTCGGGTACGAGGGCAAATACTGCAAGCCGACGCCGTTCGAGCACGTCCTCGACGCCAACGGCAAGAAGATCCCGGGGCTGCAACCGGACTGCAAGCAGGCGATGCGGAAGGGCGCGGCGAACGCGGTGGCGAGCGCCATGCAGGGCGTGTTCCAGCCCGGCGGCACGGCCCCCGGCTTCGGGCTGCCCGGCCGGCAGGCCGCCGGCAAGACCGGTACCACGAACGACAACCGCGCCGGCTGGTTCTCCGGGTACACGCCGCAGATGGCCACCTCGGTGTCGCTCGCCTCACCGGTCAGCGTCGACAAGTACCCGCTGCGGGGCGCCGACCTCGGGCCACGTATCGCGTCCGGCTTCGGCAAGGACGCCGCACCGATCTGGCGCGACGCCATGTACGGCATGCACAAGGGCAAGAAGCCGCGAACGTTCGGCAACCCGCCCGACAAGCTGGAACGGGAAGTGCACCTCACCATCCCGGTGCCCGACGTCACGGGGATGAGCCCCGATGACGCCAGCGCGACGCTGCAGGATCAGGGCTTCCAGCCCGTGGTCGATCCCGCCAAGGTGGAGTCCGACCAGCCGGAAGGTCAGGTGGCCCACACCACGCCGGGCGCCGGCAGCCAAGCCCGCTCCGGTTCCACGGTGACGATCTTCGTCAGCGGTGGCGACAAGAAGGAACCCACGGACAAACCGTCATCAGACGGCGACAAACCGAGCTGGCCACCCCGATCCAACAAACCGGACCCCTGACCAACGACCGCCCCGGGCACCACCCCCGGGGCGGTTTTATTCCAGCGGCCGGCGGTCACCCCTACCCGACCCCCCGCGAACGGCCCTCGTGGCAGCCACCTCGGACGGCCGCGCCTGCAGCCAGCGACCATCCCCGCCCTACCACCGCCAGCAGCCCCGTGGCAGCAACCACCTCGGGCAGCCGTGCCTGCGGTCGGCGACCGCTTCCTCGCCGACCACCGCCAGCGGTCTCGGGCAGCAGCGCCCCCGGACCGCCTCGGGCGGTTCCATTTCCGGGTCGGCGACCATCCGTGGCCGACCACTGCGCGCAGCCCCGTGGCGGCAGCTGCCCGGACCGTCTCGGGTTCACCAACCCACGGGGGCGTCGGTGAGGGGCGGGCGGCCGCGCCTGCAGCCAGCACAGGATCTCGACGCCGGTGGGGTCGCCGGTGTGCACGGAGCGGTCAGCCGGGCCAGGACATGGCCGGCACAGGGTGTGCCTGCGGTCAGCCGGTGAGCTTGGCCTTCACCAGCGCCGACACCCGCTTGCCGTCCGCCTGGTTGCCCACCTTCGCGAGCACGGCCTTCATCACCGCGCCCATCTGCTTGGGGCTGTCCGCGCCGGTCTCGGCGATCACCTCGTCGATGACCGCGCCCAGCTCGTCGTCGCCCAGCTGCTTCGGCAGGTACCGCTCGAGCACCTCCAGCTCGACGAGCTCCCGCTCGGCGAGCTCCACACGACCGTTCTGCGTGTAGACGTCGGCGCTCTCCCGGCGCCGCTTCGCTTCCGCGGCCAGGACCGCCAGCACCTCGTCGTCGGTCAGCGACCGGGACGCCGCGCCCGCGACCTCCTCGGTGTTCACGGCGGTCAGCGCCATCCTGATGGTGCTGCGGCTCACCTCGTCACGTGCCTTGATCGCGGCGGTCAGATCCTGCTGCAGCTGCTCTTTCAGCGATGCCATCGGACCATTCTTCCAGGTCGCTGACCGGCTGCGAGATCATGTCCCGATGCGTTCCTCCATCGCCCGTACGATCCCGCTGGCCGTACTCGGCGTCGGCGCCGCCACGGTGGCGTACGCCACCGTCATCGAACGCAACGCGTTCCGGCTGCGCCACCTCGAGATGCCGGTCCTCGCACCCGGGACCCACCCGCTGAAGGTGCTGCACATCTCCGACGCCCACCTCACGCCGAACCAGCTGCGCAAGATCGCGTGGCTGCACGACCTGGCCGAGCTGAAACCGGACCTGGTCATCAACACCGGCGACTCGATCTCGCACCCGGAGGCGCTGCCGGCGTTCCGCTACGCCATCGACCCGCTGCTCGACCTGCCGGGCGCGTTCGTCTTCGGCTCCAACGACCGGTACGCCCCGAAGCTGAAGAACCCGCTGCGGTATCTGCTGCCCACCGACCGGGAGCAGGTCGAACCGGTACGCCAGCCCACCCTGCCGTGGCGGGAGCTCGGCGAGGCCATGACGGCCCGCGGCTGGCTCGACCTGAACAACCGGCGCGGCACGCTCCACATCGGCGAGCACACGCTGCAGCTGGCCGGCGTGGACGACTCGCACATCGGCCTGGACCGGTACGACGACGTCGCCGGCGCCGTCGACGACACCGCGACCGCGCACCTCGGCGTGCTCCACTCGCCCGAGCCCGCGGTCCTCGACCGGTTCGCCACCGACGGCTACCAGGCGCTGTTCGCCGGCCACACGCACGGCGGGCAGGTCTGTGTGCCCGGCTACGGGGCGCTGGTCAGCAACTGTGGCCTCGAGCCCGCCCGCGCCAAGGGTCTGTCCAGGCACCACAGTGCCTGGCTGCACGTCTCGGCCGGGCTCGGCACGTCGCCGTACGCGCCGTTCCGGTTCGCCTGCCCGCCGGAGGCGAGCCTCGTCACCCTCACCCCGCGGCACTAGGGCCCACACGCACAACGACTGAACGGCGGTGGCGGCGCCGCCGCGTGCCGCCTACCGCCGTCCAGTCGTGTCGATCAGGCCCCGCCCCGGCCGTCAGGGGCCGGTCGTGCTCAGCTGGAGCTGGAGCTGCTGCTCGCCTGCTCCTTCGCGCCCTCGTCCTCGCCGTCCGTGGACAGCTCGTTGAACAGGTCGTTCGACGACTGCCCACCAAGCAGCGTGGAGAGCATCTGCCGGACGTTCGCCAGCTGCGCGTTGATGCTGTCCCTGCGCTGCGCGACCGCGGCGAGCTCGCGCTCGGACTCGGCACGCAGCCGCTCGGCGCGGCCGGTCGC
The Streptosporangiales bacterium DNA segment above includes these coding regions:
- a CDS encoding PASTA domain-containing protein, producing the protein MSGSFTPIHTLRSLALLVVLSLVAGVLVAGIALPAVGGAGLLGKTGADSFESLPSDLATPPLPERSRVLDKNGNELASFYQEYRVNVPLEKVDPIMRKAIIAIEDARFYEHGPLDFKGTMRALAQNQSGGSTQGGSTLTQQYVKQVQVEQAKTPEQYKEVVVRSGIKGYARKLQELRFAVTMEKKYSKDEILERYLNIAYFGDGAYGIEAAAQHFFSKSAADLELDQAALLAGLVRSPYAYDPTKHADVAKSRRDRVLQRMADTGSISQKEADEAKDKDLKLKVKDFPNTCEKAGKISGFFCQYVVESVKSDPAFGSTRTARSNLLFSGGLTIKTSLDPKAQRQAHKAMRRNVAKRSHIVGSLASVQPGTGKVRAMVVSRDFTTNKSPKRKQLNFNTAVDRAHGGGLGTQFGSNAKPFTLAAALQDGIPLGFEIQAPGSLSNMPFKTCDGNTITYPSVGNAAGEDDTGTYTLPEGTAKSVNTFFVKLEAEVGLCKTWRMTKKLGMVQSATGKPLNQLPSLTLGADTVDPLHVAAAYAAFGYEGKYCKPTPFEHVLDANGKKIPGLQPDCKQAMRKGAANAVASAMQGVFQPGGTAPGFGLPGRQAAGKTGTTNDNRAGWFSGYTPQMATSVSLASPVSVDKYPLRGADLGPRIASGFGKDAAPIWRDAMYGMHKGKKPRTFGNPPDKLEREVHLTIPVPDVTGMSPDDASATLQDQGFQPVVDPAKVESDQPEGQVAHTTPGAGSQARSGSTVTIFVSGGDKKEPTDKPSSDGDKPSWPPRSNKPDP
- a CDS encoding GatB/YqeY domain-containing protein; protein product: MASLKEQLQQDLTAAIKARDEVSRSTIRMALTAVNTEEVAGAASRSLTDDEVLAVLAAEAKRRRESADVYTQNGRVELAERELVELEVLERYLPKQLGDDELGAVIDEVIAETGADSPKQMGAVMKAVLAKVGNQADGKRVSALVKAKLTG
- a CDS encoding metallophosphoesterase, which encodes MRSSIARTIPLAVLGVGAATVAYATVIERNAFRLRHLEMPVLAPGTHPLKVLHISDAHLTPNQLRKIAWLHDLAELKPDLVINTGDSISHPEALPAFRYAIDPLLDLPGAFVFGSNDRYAPKLKNPLRYLLPTDREQVEPVRQPTLPWRELGEAMTARGWLDLNNRRGTLHIGEHTLQLAGVDDSHIGLDRYDDVAGAVDDTATAHLGVLHSPEPAVLDRFATDGYQALFAGHTHGGQVCVPGYGALVSNCGLEPARAKGLSRHHSAWLHVSAGLGTSPYAPFRFACPPEASLVTLTPRH